A window from Gopherus flavomarginatus isolate rGopFla2 chromosome 4, rGopFla2.mat.asm, whole genome shotgun sequence encodes these proteins:
- the LOC127049205 gene encoding serine/threonine-protein kinase Sgk1 isoform X1, translating into MTVRAEASGPTLTYSKMRGVVAILIAFMKQRRMGLNDFIQKIATNSYPCKHPEVQSILKISQPEEPELMNANPSPPASPSQQINLGPSSNPHATPSDFHFLKVIGKGSFGKVLLARHKAEEEFYAVKVLQKKAILKKKEEKHIMSERNVLLKNVKHPFLVGLHFSFQTADKLYFVLDYINGGELFYHLQRERCFLEPRARFYAAEIASALGYLHSLNIVYRDLKPENILLDSQGHIILTDFGLCKENIEHNGTTSTFCGTPEYLAPEVLHKQPYDRTVDWWCLGAVLYEMLYGLPPFYSRNTAEMYDNILNKPLQLKPNITNSARHLLEGLLQKDRTKRVGAKEDFMEIKNHIFFSPINWDDLINKKITPPFNPNVSGPSDLRHFDPEFTDEPVPNSIGQSSDNILITASAQEAAEAFLGFSYAPPMDSFL; encoded by the exons ATGACAGTTAGAGCCGAAGCTTCTGGACCCACATTAACGTATTCCAAGATGAGGGGAGTTGTTGCAATACTCATCG cTTTCATGAAACAGAGGCGAATGGGTCTAAATGACTTCATTCAAAAAATAGCCACCAACTCCTACCCGTGCAAGCA CCCTGAAGTTCAGTCTATTTTGAAGATCTCCCAGCCTGAAGAGCCTGAACTTATGAATGCTAATCCTTCCCCTCCA GCCAGCCCATCACAGCAGATCAATCTTGGTCCATCATCCAACCCACATGCCACACCATCAGATTTTCATTTCTTAAAGGTTATTGGAAAAGGAAGTTTTGGAAAG GTTCTCCTTGCAAGGCATAAGGCAGAAGAAGAATTCTATGCTGTTAAAGTACTGCAGAAGAAAGCAATCCTGAAAAAGAAGGAG GAGAAACACATAATGTCAGAGCGCAATGTCCTGCTGAAAAATGTGAAACACCCTTTCCTGGTTGGGCTCCACTTTTCTTTCCAGACTGCAGACAAATTGTATTTTGTCCTTGACTACATCAATGGTGGAGAG TTATTCTACCATCTCCAGAGGGAACGTTGCTTCCTGGAGCCAAGAGCACGGTTTTATGCTGCTGAAATAGCCAGTGCACTGGGTTACTTGCACTCTCTGAACATAGTTTATCG GGACTTGAAGCCAGAGAACATCTTGCTAGATTCTCAGGGGCATATTATCTTGACTGACTTTGGACTCTGCAAAGAGAACATAGAACACAATGGCACTACCTCCACGTTTTGTGGCACACCTGAG TACCTTGCTCCTGAAGTTCTTCATAAGCAGCCCTACGACAGGACTGTTGATTGGTGGTGCCTTGGAGCAGTTTTGTATGAGATGCTTTATGGACTG CCCCCCTTCTACAGCAGGAACACAGCAGAAATGTATGACAATATCTTGAACAAACCCCTGCAATTGAAACCAAATATTACCAATTCTGCTAGACACCTTCTGGAAGGCCTGTTACAAAAGGATAGGACAAAGAGAGTTGGTGCTAAGGAGGACTTT ATGGAGATTAAGAATCACATCTTCTTCTCCCCAATTAACTGGGATGATCTCATTAATAAGAAGATTACACCTCCTTTTAACCCAAATGTG AGTGGTCCGAGTGATCTGCGACACTTTGACCCCGAGTTTACAGATGAGCCCGTCCCCAACTCCATTGGCCAATCTTCAGACAATATCCTCATTACTGCTAGTGCCCAGGAAGCTGCTGAAGCCTTTCTGGGCTTTTCATATGCCCCACCCATGGATTCTTTCCTGTGa
- the LOC127049205 gene encoding serine/threonine-protein kinase Sgk1 isoform X2 translates to MRGKEEKASLRAFMKQRRMGLNDFIQKIATNSYPCKHPEVQSILKISQPEEPELMNANPSPPASPSQQINLGPSSNPHATPSDFHFLKVIGKGSFGKVLLARHKAEEEFYAVKVLQKKAILKKKEEKHIMSERNVLLKNVKHPFLVGLHFSFQTADKLYFVLDYINGGELFYHLQRERCFLEPRARFYAAEIASALGYLHSLNIVYRDLKPENILLDSQGHIILTDFGLCKENIEHNGTTSTFCGTPEYLAPEVLHKQPYDRTVDWWCLGAVLYEMLYGLPPFYSRNTAEMYDNILNKPLQLKPNITNSARHLLEGLLQKDRTKRVGAKEDFMEIKNHIFFSPINWDDLINKKITPPFNPNVSGPSDLRHFDPEFTDEPVPNSIGQSSDNILITASAQEAAEAFLGFSYAPPMDSFL, encoded by the exons cTTTCATGAAACAGAGGCGAATGGGTCTAAATGACTTCATTCAAAAAATAGCCACCAACTCCTACCCGTGCAAGCA CCCTGAAGTTCAGTCTATTTTGAAGATCTCCCAGCCTGAAGAGCCTGAACTTATGAATGCTAATCCTTCCCCTCCA GCCAGCCCATCACAGCAGATCAATCTTGGTCCATCATCCAACCCACATGCCACACCATCAGATTTTCATTTCTTAAAGGTTATTGGAAAAGGAAGTTTTGGAAAG GTTCTCCTTGCAAGGCATAAGGCAGAAGAAGAATTCTATGCTGTTAAAGTACTGCAGAAGAAAGCAATCCTGAAAAAGAAGGAG GAGAAACACATAATGTCAGAGCGCAATGTCCTGCTGAAAAATGTGAAACACCCTTTCCTGGTTGGGCTCCACTTTTCTTTCCAGACTGCAGACAAATTGTATTTTGTCCTTGACTACATCAATGGTGGAGAG TTATTCTACCATCTCCAGAGGGAACGTTGCTTCCTGGAGCCAAGAGCACGGTTTTATGCTGCTGAAATAGCCAGTGCACTGGGTTACTTGCACTCTCTGAACATAGTTTATCG GGACTTGAAGCCAGAGAACATCTTGCTAGATTCTCAGGGGCATATTATCTTGACTGACTTTGGACTCTGCAAAGAGAACATAGAACACAATGGCACTACCTCCACGTTTTGTGGCACACCTGAG TACCTTGCTCCTGAAGTTCTTCATAAGCAGCCCTACGACAGGACTGTTGATTGGTGGTGCCTTGGAGCAGTTTTGTATGAGATGCTTTATGGACTG CCCCCCTTCTACAGCAGGAACACAGCAGAAATGTATGACAATATCTTGAACAAACCCCTGCAATTGAAACCAAATATTACCAATTCTGCTAGACACCTTCTGGAAGGCCTGTTACAAAAGGATAGGACAAAGAGAGTTGGTGCTAAGGAGGACTTT ATGGAGATTAAGAATCACATCTTCTTCTCCCCAATTAACTGGGATGATCTCATTAATAAGAAGATTACACCTCCTTTTAACCCAAATGTG AGTGGTCCGAGTGATCTGCGACACTTTGACCCCGAGTTTACAGATGAGCCCGTCCCCAACTCCATTGGCCAATCTTCAGACAATATCCTCATTACTGCTAGTGCCCAGGAAGCTGCTGAAGCCTTTCTGGGCTTTTCATATGCCCCACCCATGGATTCTTTCCTGTGa
- the LOC127049205 gene encoding serine/threonine-protein kinase Sgk1 isoform X3: protein MKQRRMGLNDFIQKIATNSYPCKHPEVQSILKISQPEEPELMNANPSPPASPSQQINLGPSSNPHATPSDFHFLKVIGKGSFGKVLLARHKAEEEFYAVKVLQKKAILKKKEEKHIMSERNVLLKNVKHPFLVGLHFSFQTADKLYFVLDYINGGELFYHLQRERCFLEPRARFYAAEIASALGYLHSLNIVYRDLKPENILLDSQGHIILTDFGLCKENIEHNGTTSTFCGTPEYLAPEVLHKQPYDRTVDWWCLGAVLYEMLYGLPPFYSRNTAEMYDNILNKPLQLKPNITNSARHLLEGLLQKDRTKRVGAKEDFMEIKNHIFFSPINWDDLINKKITPPFNPNVSGPSDLRHFDPEFTDEPVPNSIGQSSDNILITASAQEAAEAFLGFSYAPPMDSFL, encoded by the exons ATGAAACAGAGGCGAATGGGTCTAAATGACTTCATTCAAAAAATAGCCACCAACTCCTACCCGTGCAAGCA CCCTGAAGTTCAGTCTATTTTGAAGATCTCCCAGCCTGAAGAGCCTGAACTTATGAATGCTAATCCTTCCCCTCCA GCCAGCCCATCACAGCAGATCAATCTTGGTCCATCATCCAACCCACATGCCACACCATCAGATTTTCATTTCTTAAAGGTTATTGGAAAAGGAAGTTTTGGAAAG GTTCTCCTTGCAAGGCATAAGGCAGAAGAAGAATTCTATGCTGTTAAAGTACTGCAGAAGAAAGCAATCCTGAAAAAGAAGGAG GAGAAACACATAATGTCAGAGCGCAATGTCCTGCTGAAAAATGTGAAACACCCTTTCCTGGTTGGGCTCCACTTTTCTTTCCAGACTGCAGACAAATTGTATTTTGTCCTTGACTACATCAATGGTGGAGAG TTATTCTACCATCTCCAGAGGGAACGTTGCTTCCTGGAGCCAAGAGCACGGTTTTATGCTGCTGAAATAGCCAGTGCACTGGGTTACTTGCACTCTCTGAACATAGTTTATCG GGACTTGAAGCCAGAGAACATCTTGCTAGATTCTCAGGGGCATATTATCTTGACTGACTTTGGACTCTGCAAAGAGAACATAGAACACAATGGCACTACCTCCACGTTTTGTGGCACACCTGAG TACCTTGCTCCTGAAGTTCTTCATAAGCAGCCCTACGACAGGACTGTTGATTGGTGGTGCCTTGGAGCAGTTTTGTATGAGATGCTTTATGGACTG CCCCCCTTCTACAGCAGGAACACAGCAGAAATGTATGACAATATCTTGAACAAACCCCTGCAATTGAAACCAAATATTACCAATTCTGCTAGACACCTTCTGGAAGGCCTGTTACAAAAGGATAGGACAAAGAGAGTTGGTGCTAAGGAGGACTTT ATGGAGATTAAGAATCACATCTTCTTCTCCCCAATTAACTGGGATGATCTCATTAATAAGAAGATTACACCTCCTTTTAACCCAAATGTG AGTGGTCCGAGTGATCTGCGACACTTTGACCCCGAGTTTACAGATGAGCCCGTCCCCAACTCCATTGGCCAATCTTCAGACAATATCCTCATTACTGCTAGTGCCCAGGAAGCTGCTGAAGCCTTTCTGGGCTTTTCATATGCCCCACCCATGGATTCTTTCCTGTGa